A genomic region of Elephas maximus indicus isolate mEleMax1 chromosome 10, mEleMax1 primary haplotype, whole genome shotgun sequence contains the following coding sequences:
- the DTWD1 gene encoding tRNA-uridine aminocarboxypropyltransferase 1 isoform X1 produces the protein MSFSPPVFLKESEENNSKFVEIQQAQTTSTVSEDPLQNLCLASQEVLQKAQQSGRSKCLRCGGSRMFYCYTCYVPVENVPVEQIPLVKLPLKIDIIKHPKETDGKSTAVHAKLLAPEFVDIYTYPCIPEYEEKDHEVALVFPGPKSVSIKDISSHLQKRVRNNGSGKNDDPDKPSVKRKKAEGQDVCDFSDSKWKGTTLKRIIFIDSTWNQTNKIFTDERLQGLLQVELKSRKTCFWRHQKGKPDTFLSTIEAIYYFLVDYHTDILKEKYIGQYDNLLFFYSFMYQLVKNVRCSGDKETRKLTH, from the exons ATGTCATTCAGTCCACCTGTATTTCTcaaagaaagtgaagaaaataattcaaaatttgTGGAAATACAGCAGGCACAAACTACTTCCACAGTTTCAGAAGATCCCCTTCAAAACTTATGCTTAGCATCTCAAGAAGTTCTTCAAAAAGCTCAGCAAAGTGGGAGGTCAAAGTGTCTCAGATGTGGTGGTTCAAGAATGTTCTACTGCTATACATGTTATGTCCCAGTTGAAAATGTACCTGTGGAACAGATTCCACTTGTAAAG ctTCCGTTGAAGATCGACATCATTAAACATCCAAAGGAGACAGATGGGAAAAGTACTGCTGTACATGCCAAACTCTTAGCACCTGAATTTGTAGATATTTACACATATCCTTGTATTCCAGAATATGAAGAAAAAGACCATGAA GTTGCACTTGTTTTTCCTGGACCTAAGTCTGTCTCAATAAAAGATATTTCTTCTCATCTGCAAAAACGAGTTCGGAATAATGGTAGCGGCAAAAATGATGACCCTGACAAACCATCTGTTAAACGCAAGAAAGCTGAAGGACAGGATGTCTGTGATTTCAGTGACAGCAAGTGGAAAGGCACAACACTAAAAAGGATTATCTTTATAGATAGTACCtggaaccaaacaaacaaaatattcaCTGATGAGCGACttcaag GATTGTTACAAGTTGAGTTGAAATCAAGAAAAACTTGCTTTTGGCGCCATCAAAAAGGAAAGCCAGATACCTTCCTTTCCACAATTGAAGCCATTTACTATTTTCTAGTAGACTACCATACTGATATATTGAAAGAGAAATACATAGGACAGTATgacaatcttttatttttctattcttttatgtACCAGTTGGTAAAGAATGTCAGGTGCTCTGGAGACAAGGAAACAAGAAAACTTACCCATTAG